Proteins encoded by one window of Culicoides brevitarsis isolate CSIRO-B50_1 chromosome 2, AGI_CSIRO_Cbre_v1, whole genome shotgun sequence:
- the LOC134830519 gene encoding rRNA-processing protein FCF1 homolog produces the protein MGKRKKIRQAALQRNAQLKRQISLSDARLKAKDRIAKPKKEDPNKLKVMEKPQASSALFFEYNTQLGPPYHIILDTNFINFSIKNKLDIYKNMMDCLYAKCTPYITDCVLAELESLGPKYKLALRIIKDPRFERIHCMHKGIYADDCIVNRVSQHKCYIVATNDKELKRRIRKIPGVPIMYVALNRYLIERMPDAFEPMSKK, from the exons atg GGCAAACGCAAAAAGATCCGTCAAGCAGCTCTCCAACGAAATGCTCAACTTAAACGCCAAATCAGTCTCAGCGATGCCCGTTTAAAGGCAAAAGATCGCATTGCGAAGCCCAAGAAGGAAGATCCGAACAAATTGAAGGTCATGGAGAAGCCACAAGCGAGTTCCGCGCTATTTTTCGAATACAATACGCAACTGGGACCTCCTTACCACATAATTCTCGATacgaatttcattaatttcagtATCAAGAACAAATTGGACATTTATAAGAACATGATGGATTGCCTTTATGCCAAATGCACGCCTTATATCACGGATTGCGTGCTTGCTGAATTGGAATCGCTTGGACCGAAATACAAATTGGCGCTGAGAATCATCAAAGATCCGCGTTTTGAGAGGATTCACTGCATGCACAAAGGGATTTATGCCGATGATTGCATCGTGAATCGTGTTAGTCAGCATAAATGTTACATTGTAGCCACAAATGACAAGGAACTGAAAAGGAGAATTAGGAAAATTCCCGGAGTACCAATTATGTATGTTGCGCTGAATAGATATTTGATTGAACGGATGCCGGATGCGTTTGAACCGATgagcaagaaataa